In Callospermophilus lateralis isolate mCalLat2 chromosome 19, mCalLat2.hap1, whole genome shotgun sequence, the following are encoded in one genomic region:
- the LOC143397896 gene encoding heterogeneous nuclear ribonucleoprotein A1, with product MSKSESPKEPEQLRKLFIRGLSFETTDESLRSHFEQWGTLTDCVVMRDPNTKRSRGFGFVTYATVEEVDAAMNARPHKVDGRVVEPKRAVSREDSQRPGAHLTVKKIFVGGIKEDTEEHHLRDYFEQYGKIEVIEIMTDRGSGKKRGFAFVTFDDHDSVDKIVIQKYHTVNGHNCEVRKALSKQEMASASSSQRGRSGSGNFGGGRGGGFGGNDNFSRGGNFSGRGGFGGSRGGGGYGGSGDVYNGFGNDGSNFGGGGSYNDFGSYNNQSSNFGPMKGGNFGGRSSGPYGGGGQYFAKPRNQGGYGGSSSSSSYGSGRRF from the coding sequence ATGTCGAAATCAGAGTCCCCTAAAGAGCCCGAACAGCTGCGGAAGCTATTCATCAGAGGGCTGAGCTTTGAAACAACTGATGAGAGTCTGAGAAGCCATTTTGAGCAATGGGGAACACTCACGGATTGTGTGGTAATGAGAGATCCAAACACCAAGCGCTCCAGAGGCTTTGGGTTTGTCACTTACGCCACTGTGGAGGAAGTGGATGCAGCCATGAATGCAAGACCACACAAAGTGGATGGTAGAGTTGTGGAACCAAAGAGAGCTGTCTCACGAGAAGATTCTCAAAGACCAGGGGCCCACTTAACTGTGAAAAAGATCTTTGTTGGTGGCATTAAAGAAGACACTGAAGAACATCACCTACGAGATTATTTTGAACAGTATGGGAAAATTGAAGTTATTGAAATCATGACTGACCGAGGCAGTGGAAAGAAAAGGGGCTTTGCTTTTGTAACTTTTGATGACCATGACTCTGTGGATAAGATTGTCATTCAGAAATACCATACTGTGAATGGCCACAACTGTGAAGTGAGGAAAGCCCTGTCAAAGCAAGAGATGGCTAGTGCCTCATCTAGCCAAAGAGGTCGAAGTGGTTCTGGAAACTTCGGTGGTGGTCGTGGAGGTGGTTTTGGTGGAAATGACAATTTCAGTCGTGGAGGGAACTTCAGTGGTCGTGGTGGCTTTGGTGGCAGTCGTGGTGGTGGTGGATATGGTGGCAGCGGGGATGTCTACAATGGATTTGGTAATGATGGAAGCAATTTTGGAGGTGGTGGAAGCTACAATGATTTTGGCAGTTACAACAATCAGTCATCAAATTTTGGACCCATGAAGGGTGGAAACTTTGGAGGCAGAAGCTCTGGACCTTACGGTGGTGGAGGCCAATATTTTGCCAAACCACGAAACCAAGGTGGCTATGGCGGTTCCAGCAGCAGCAGTAGCTATGGCAGTGGCAGAAGGTTTTAA